In one window of Episyrphus balteatus chromosome 3, idEpiBalt1.1, whole genome shotgun sequence DNA:
- the LOC129917048 gene encoding uncharacterized protein LOC129917048 translates to MKILFYLFPICLGLLQIEADQKLDFRSEHISVEFFIAGENADRSQNSLNEFMDKFYEHLQLNSTHEVENIFLYLDQSQNISIEFGENVKEFFNLAKNESERLLERLQNISSPPLITEKIKSQLLDYFSEMEIFKEMLCEILDDVTEFTLYSLRTVQSTLLQFGEAQNTIIERRRHSQEDNFCHNSFTEFLWQSAGEVIQCTNTRLHITYDIFSITKLTTYHVLKMLEHRIQKIHNCFLFGNYSFRCRFVKNAEVDFEKLYTRLDELQMYNEKQRRKIYRNRQRGGFVKCIPPNFPDGQMTESLKSCSSISSNNIVLLE, encoded by the coding sequence ATGAAGATACTTTTCTATCTTTTCCCAATCTGTTTGGGTCTTCTTCAAATTGAAGCAGATCAAAAATTAGATTTTCGTAGTGAGCACATTTCTGTTGAATTCTTTATTGCCGGTGAAAATGCCGACCGATCTCAGAACTCATTAAATGAGTTTATGGATAAGTTTTACGAACACCTACAACTGAATTCAACGCATGAGgtggaaaatatatttttatatcttGACCAGAGTCAAAACATTTCTATCGAATTTGGTGAAAATGTGaaggaattttttaatttagccAAGAATGAGAGTGAAAGACTATTGGAAAGGCTTCAAAATATATCATCACCACCGTTGATTACAGAAAAGATCAAATCACAATTACTGGATTATTTTTCAgaaatggaaatttttaaagaaatgttgTGTGAAATTCTAGATGATGTCACCGAATTCACATTGTATTCCTTACGAACAGTACAATCCACATTGTTGCAGTTTGGCGAAGCTCAAAACACAATTATTGAAAGACGACGACACTCACAAGAAGACAATTTTTGTCATAATAGTTTCACAGAATTTTTGTGGCAATCAGCTGGCGAGGTGATTCAATGTACCAATACACGATTGCATATAACATATGACATTTTTTCCATCACAAAACTGACCACATATCACGTTCTAAAAATGCTCGAACACCGCATtcaaaaaattcacaattgctTTTTGTTTGGAAATTATTCGTTTCGTTGTCGATTTGTGAAAAATGCTGAAGTTGATTTTGAAAAGCTATACACTCGACTGGATGAGCTGCAGATGTATAATGAGAAGCAACGAAGGAAAATTTATAGGAATCGCCAGAGGGGTGGGTTTGTTAAGTGTATTCCACCAAATTTTCCCGATGGACAGATGACAGAATCTCTCAAATCGTGTTCTTCTATTTCGTCAAATAATATAGTTTTGCTAGAGTGA